The following coding sequences are from one Triticum dicoccoides isolate Atlit2015 ecotype Zavitan chromosome 4A, WEW_v2.0, whole genome shotgun sequence window:
- the LOC119285322 gene encoding calcium-transporting ATPase 4, endoplasmic reticulum-type-like, with translation MGKGGQDEAARPDGSGSPGADPDVPVFPFWARTPSDCLAELGVSADRGLSSDDAAARLHKYGPNELERHAPPSLWKLVLEQFNDTLVRILLAAAVVSFVLALYDGAEGGEVRATAFVEPLVIFLILIVNAVVGVWQESNAEKALEALKEIQSEHATVKRDGRWKHGLPARDLVIGDIVELRVGDKVPADMRVLQLISSTLRVEQGSLTGETSSVNKTSHKIHLEDTDIQGKECMVFAGTTIVNGSAVCVVTGTGMATEIGKIHSQIQEASQEEDDTPLKKKLNEFGEALTAIIGVICILVWLINVKYFLTWEYVDGWPANFKFSFEKCTYYFEIAVALAVAAIPEGLPAVITTCLALGTRKMAQKNALVRKLPSVETLGCTTVICSDKTGTLTTNQMSAVRLVAIGRWPDTLRNFKVDGTTYDPSDGKIHDWPTLNMDDNLQMIAKIAALCNDASIAHSEHQYVATGMPTEAALKVLVEKMGLPGGYTPSLDSSDLLRCCQWWNNDAKRVGTLEFDRTRKSMGVIVKKAETGKNLLLVKGAVENLLERSAYIQLLDGSVVLLDEGAKALVLSTLREMSGSALRCLGFAYKEDLADFATYDGEEHPAHKYLLDPAYYSSIESNLIFCGFVGLRDPPREEVHKAIEDCRAAGIRVMVITGDNKETAEAICREIGVFGPSENISSKSFAGKEFMALPDRKKILRQTGGLLFSRAEPKHKQEIVRLLKEDGEVVAMTGDGVNDAPALKLADIGIAMGITGTEVAKEASDMVLADDNFSTIVSAVGEGRSIYNNMKAFIRYMISSNIGEVASIFLTSALGIPEGLIPVQLLWVNLVTDGPPATALGFNPPDKDIMKKPPRRSDDSLITPWILFRYMVIGLYVGIATVGIFIIWYTHGSFLGIDLASDGHTLVSYSQLSNWGQCPSWEGFNVSSFTAGARTFNFDENPCDYFQGGKIKATTLSLSVLVSIEMFNSLNALSEDGSLLSMPPWVNPWLLLAMSVSFGLHFLILYVPFLTQIFGIVPLSFNEWLLVVAVAFPVVLIDEVLKFVGRCLTARARKQLGKRKEE, from the exons ATGGGCAAGGGCGGGCAGGACGAGGCCGCGCGGCCGGATGGATCCGGTTCCCCCGGGGCCGACCCCGACGTGCCCGTCTTCCCCTTCTGGGCGCGCACCCCGAGCGACTGCCTGGCGGAGCTCGGCGTCTCGGCGGACCGCGGCCTCAGCTCCGACGACGCGGCGGCGCGGCTGCACAAGTACGGGCCCAACGAGCTGGAGCGCCACGCGCCGCCTTCCCTGTGGAAGCTGGTGCTCGAGCAGTTCAACGACACGCTCGTGCgcatcctcctcgccgccgccgtcgtctccttCGTGCTCGCGCTCTACGACGGCGCCGAGGGCGGCGAGGTCAGGGCCACCGCCTTCGTCGAGCCGCTCGTCATCTTCCTCATCCTCATCGTCAACGCCGTCGTCGGGGTCTGGCAGGAGAGCAACGCCGAGAAGGCGCTCGAGGCGCTCAAGGAGATCCAGTCCGAGCACGCCACCGTCAAGCGCGACGGCCGCTGGAAGCATGGGCTCCCCGCGCGCGACCTCGTCatcggagacatcgtcgagctccgCGTGGGCGACAAGGTCCCCGCCGACATGCGTGTGCTCCAGCTTATCAGCTCTACCCTCCGTGTTGAGCAGGGATCACTCACTGGCGAGACCTCTTCGGTTAACAAGACCAGCCACAAGATTCATCTCGAGGACAcagatatccaggggaaggagtgcATGGTCTTTGCTGGCACCACCATTGTCAACGGCAGTGCAGTCTGTGTGGTGACCGGAACTGGCATggccactgaaataggcaagatccATTCGCAGATCCAGGAGGCATCACAGGAGGAGGATGACACGCCGCTGAAAAAGAAGCTCAATGAGTTCGGTGAGGCGCTCACTGCCATTATTGGAGTGATATGTATCTTGGTTTGGCTCATTAACGTGAAGTATTTCCTTACCTGGGAGTATGTGGATGGGTGGCCGGCGAATTTTAAGTTCTCATTCGAGAAGTGCACATATTACTTTGAGATTGCAGTGGCACTGGCTGTTGCTGCCATTCCAGAGGGCCTGCCTGCTGTGATCACCACATGCTTGGCACTAGGCACCAGGAAGATGGCTCAGAAGAATGCACTTGTGAGAAAGTTACCCAGTGTTGAGACATTAGGTTGCACAACAGTGATTTGCTCCGATAAGACAGGAACCCTGACCACCAACCAGATGTCAGCGGTGAGGCTTGTGGCAATTGGGAGGTGGCCTGATACACTTAGGAACTTTAAGGTTGATGGAACCACTTATGATCCAAGTGATGGCAAGATACATGACTGGCCAACTTTGAACATGGATGATAACCTCCAGATGATTGCGAAGATAGCTGCACTCTGCAATGATGCAAGTATTGCACACTCTGAGCATCAGTATGTTGCTACTGGGATGCCCACAGAGGCTGCATTAAAG GTTTTGGTCGAGAAAATGGGGCTCCCTGGTGGATATACCCCATCTCTGGATTCATCCGATTTGCTAA GGTGCTGTCAATGGTGGAACAACGATGCTAAAAGAGTAGGGACTCTGGAATTTGATCGCACTAGAAAATCAATGGGAGTTATTGTGAAAAAAGCAGAGACTGGAAAGAATTTGCTGCTTGTGAAG GGAGCAGTAGAAAATTTGCTAgagagaagtgcctatattcagttGCTCGATGGATCCGTCGTGCTCTTGGATGAGGGTGCCAAGGCACTCGTATTGTCAACACTTCGTGAAATGTCTGGCAGTGCATTGCGCTGTTTGGGCTTTGCATACAAGGAAGATCTGGCAGACTTTGCAACATATGATGGAGAAGAGCATCCCGCTCACAAATATCTACTTGATCCTGCATACTACTCTTCCATAGAGAGTAATCTGATATTCTGTGGTTTTGTTGGTCTGAGG GATCCTCCACGAGAAGAAGTCCACAAAGCAATTGAAGATTGCAGGGCTGCTGGTATACGTGTTATGGTGATAACAGGTGATAACAAAGAAACAGCTGAGGCAATATGCCGTGAGATTGGGGTTTTTGGTCCCAGTGAAAACATTAGCTCAAAGAGCTTTGCAGGGAAGGAATTTATGGCtcttcctgatagaaagaagatttTGAGGCAAACAGGTGGCCTTCTCTTCTCAAGAGCAGAGCCAAAACATAAGCAGGAAATTGTTAGGCTGCTCAAAGAAGATGGTGAAGTTGTTGCAATGACTGGTGATGGAGTGAATGATGCACCGGCTCTGAAATTAGCTGATATTGGAATCGCGATGGGCATTACAGGGACTGAG GTTGCAAAAGAAGCTTCAGATATGGTGCTTGCAGATGATAACTTCAGTACAATTGTCTCAGCTGTTGGTGAAGGAAGGTCCATTTACAACAACATGAAGGCTTTTATAAG ATATATGATATCTTCGAACATTGGAGAAGTTGCGTCCATATTCCTCACGTCGGCTTTAggtatcccagaaggcctcattccAGTACAACTTCTGTGGGTCAATCTTGTTACGGATGGCCCTCCTGCAACAGCTTTGGGATTCAATCCACCAGATAAGGATATCATGAAGAAACCTCCTAGAAGAAGTGATGATTCATTAATCACTCCTTGGATCCTGTTCCGCTACATG GTTATTGGGCTGTATGTTGGGATTGCAACGGTTGGAATCTTTATCATCTGGTACACCCATGGCTCTTTCCTGGGAATTGATCTGGCTAGTGATGGTCACACTCTTGTTTCATACTCCCAGCTCTCAAACTGGGGCCAGTGCCCCTCATGGGAGGGTTTCAATGTGTCATCATTCACAGCAGGGGCAAGGACATTCAACTTTGATGAGAACCCTTGCGATTACTTCCAGGGCGGCAAAATAAAAGCAACAACCCTCTCCCTTTCTGTCTTGGTGTCCATTGAGATGTTCAACTCACTGAATGCCCTGTCTGAGGATGGCAGCCTTCTGAGCATGCCTCCATGGGTGAACCCCTGGCTTCTTCTGGCAATGTCGGTGTCTTTTGGGCTTCATTTCTTGATCCTCTACGTGCCTTTCCTTACCCAAATCTTCGGGATTGTGCCCCTCAGTTTCAATGAATGGCTTTTGGTCGTAGCAGTTGCATTCCCAGTGGTTCTCATCGACGAGGTTCTCAAGTTTGTGGGACGGTGCTTGACAGCTCGGGCCAGAAAGCAATTAGGAAAGCGGAAGGAAGAGTAG
- the LOC119285323 gene encoding receptor-like protein kinase HERK 1: MPPVPDMLVRLLVASVLLGAASGAFTPADTYLVLCGTSASATVAAGRTFVGDARLPAKSLAAPQSVEANTSLTAVVPSGESQLYRSARVFTAPASYTFAVKQPGRHFVRLHFFPFPYRSYDMAADAAFNVSVQGAVLVNGYAPKNGTAELREFSLNVTGATLVIAFAPTGKLAFVNAIEVVSVPDELIADTARMVGGAVQYTGLSTQALETIHRINMGVPKITPGNDTLGRTWLPDQSFQLNTNLAQHKDAKPLTIKYDEKSALSSAYTAPAEVYATATRLSTAGETSTINVQFNISWRFDAPAGSDYLLRFHWCDIVSKAAMGMAFNVYVGGSVVLENYEISRDTFNRLSIPVYKDFLLGAKDAKGAITVSIGSSTEDNALPDGFLNGLEIMRVVGSAGAGAPAASARSSKVKIGIIAGSAVCGATLVMVLGFIAFRTLRGREPEKKQPSDTWSPFSASALGSRSRSRSFSKSNGNTVLLGQNGAGAGYRIPFAALQEATGGFDEAMVIGEGGFGKVYKGTMRDETLVAVKRGNRRTQQGLHEFHTEIEMLSRLRHRHLVSLIGYCDERGEMILVYEYMAMGTLRSHLYGAGLPPLSWEQRLEACIGAARGLHYLHTGSAKAIIHRDVKSANILLDESFMAKVADFGLSKNGPELDKTHVSTKVKGSFGYLDPEYFRRQMLTEKSDVYSFGVVLLEVLCARTVIDPTLPREMVSLAEWATPCLRNGRLDQIVDQRIAGTIRPGSLKKLADTAEKCLAEYGVERPTMGDVLWCLEFALQLQVGSSDGSDVDTMLPPAPPVPVKTPEVQRSLSAATMATDAAAMTTNLGDLDGMSLSGVFSKMIKSDERQRLILQDEYKQNRHVNKAETKIHKPGGVTAFRAEYFMDISEDYCSKWARNHAVSPAHS, encoded by the exons ATGCCGCCGGTTCCTGACATGCTCGTGCGGCTCCTCGTCGCGTCCGTGCTGCTCGGCGCAGCCAGTGGCGCGTTTACCCCCGCGGACACCTACCTCGTCCTCTGCGGCACGTCGGCGAGCGCCACCGTTGCCGCGGGACGGACGTTCGTCGGGGACGCCCGTCTGCCCGCCAAGTCGCTGGCCGCGCCGCAGAGCGTCGAGGCCAACACGTCGCTGACCGCGGTCGTCCCGTCCGGCGAATCGCAGCTTTACCGGTCCGCGCGCGTCTTCACCGCGCCGGCTTCCTACACGTTCGCCGTCAAGCAGCCCGGCCGGCACTTCGTGCGCCTCCACTTCTTCCCCTTCCCGTACCGGTCCTACGACATGGCCGCGGACGCCGCGTTCAACGTGTCCGTGCAGGGCGCGGTGCTCGTCAACGGGTACGCGCCCAAGAACGGCACGGCGGAGCTCAGGGAGTTCTCGCTGAACGTCACCGGTGCCACGCTGGTGATCGCCTTCGCGCCGACGGGGAAGCTCGCGTTCGTGAACGCCATCGAGGTCGTGTCGGTCCCCGACGAGCTCATCGCCGACACGGCCAGGATGGTGGGCGGGGCCGTCCAGTACACCGGGCTGTCGACGCAGGCGCTGGAGACGATCCACCGGATCAACATGGGCGTCCCCAAGATCACGCCCGGCAACGACACGCTGGGGAGGACGTGGCTGCCGGACCAGAGCTTCCAGCTCAACACCAACCTAGCGCAGCATAAAGACGCCAAGCCCTTGACGATCAAATACGACGAGAAGTCGGCGCTCTCCTCCGCGTACACGGCGCCGGCGGAGGTCTACGCGACGGCGACGAGGCTGAGCACGGCGGGCGAGACCAGCACCATCAACGTGCAGTTCAACATCAGCTGGAGGTTCGACGCCCCGGCCGGGTCGGATTACCTGCTCCGGTTCCACTGGTGCGACATCGTCAGCAAGGCGGCCATGGGAATGGCCTTCAACGTCTACGTCGGCGGGTCGGTGGTGCTCGAAAACTACGAGATTTCGCGTGACACGTTCAACCGGCTGTCCATACCGGTGTACAAGGACTTCCTCCTGGGCGCCAAGGACGCCAAGGGCGCCATCACCGTGAGCATCGGGTCGTCGACCGAGGACAACGCGTTGCCCGACGGCTTCCTCAACGGCCTCGAGATCATGAGGGTAGTCGggagcgccggcgccggcgctccCGCCGCGTCCGCGCGCAGTTCAAAGGTCAAAATCGGGATCATCGCCGGCTCGGCCGTCTGCGGGGCCACGCTGGTGATGGTGCTCGGATTCATCGCCTTCAGGACGCTGCGCGGGAGGGAGCCGGAGAAGAAGCAGCCGTCCGACACCTGGTCGCCCTTCTCGGCGAGCGCGCTGGGCTCTCGCTCGCGCTCCCGGAGCTTCTCCAAGAGCAACGGGAACACCGTCCTGCTCGGGCAGAACGGCGCCGGCGCCGGGTACAGGATCCCGTTCGCGGCGCTCCAGGAGGCGACCGGCGGGTTCGACGAGGCGATGGTCATCGGCGAGGGCGGGTTCGGGAAGGTGTACAAGGGCACGATGCGCGACGAGACGCTGGTGGCCGTGAAGCGCGGCAACCGGCGGACGCAGCAGGGGCTGCACGAGTTCCACACGGAGATCGAGATGCTGTCCCGGCTGCGCCACCGCCACCTGGTCTCGCTCATCGGCTACTGCGACGAGCGCGGGGAGATGATCCTGGTGTACGAGTACATGGCCATGGGCACGCTGCGGAGCCACCTGTACGGCGCCGGCCTCCCGCCGCTGTCGTGGGAGCAGAGGCTCGAGGCCTGCATCGGCGCCGCGCGGGGGCTGCACTACCTCCACACCGGCTCCGCCAAGGCGATCATCCACCGGGACGTCAAGTCGGCCAACATCCTCCTGGACGAGAGCTTCATGGCCAAGGTGGCCGACTTCGGGCTGTCCAAGAACGGGCCGGAGCTGGACAAGACGCACGTGAGCACCAAGGTGAAGGGCAGCTTCGGGTACCTGGACCCGGAGTACTTCCGGCGGCAGATGCTGACGGAGAAGTCGGACGTCTACTCCTTCGGCGTGGTCCTGCTGGAGGTGCTGTGCGCCCGCACGGTCATCGACCCGACGCTGCCCCGGGAGATGGTGAGCCTGGCCGAGTGGGCGACGCCGTGTCTCAGGAACGGTCggctcgaccagatcgtcgaccagAGGATCGCCGGGACGATACGGCCGGGGtcgctcaagaagctcgcggacacgGCCGAGAAGTGCCTCGCCGAGTACGGGGTGGAGCGGCCCACCATGGGGGACGTGCTCTGGTGCCTCGAGTTCGCGCTGCAGCTGCAGGTGGGGTCGTCAGACGGCTCGGACGTCGACACCATGTTGCCGCCGGCGCCGCCTGTGCCCGTGAAAACGCCAGAGGTTCAGCGTAGCCTGTCCGCCGCTACCATGGCGACCGACGCTGCTGCCATGACCACCAACTTGGGTGATCTAGACGGAATGTCCCTGAGCGGAGTATTCTCGAAGATGATCAAGAGCGACGAG AGGCAGCGGCTTATACTCCAGGATGAGTATAAGCAGAATCGCCATGTGAACAAGGCCGAGACAAAAATACATAAACCAGGAGGTGTCACTGCATTCAGGGCAGAATATTTcatggatataagtgaagattactGCAGTAAATGGGCAAGAAATCATGCTGTATCTCCAGCACATTCATAA